The Henckelia pumila isolate YLH828 chromosome 2, ASM3356847v2, whole genome shotgun sequence genome includes a window with the following:
- the LOC140877628 gene encoding uncharacterized protein, with protein MNEKLKYEVAFVVCCLCQIDALSGDESVSSFLHNGSWNSSLVRSLFPTFLAQEILTIPISHSMAEDSRYWQYHPKIKYLVRNGYKLEIGFFDSHSHSSESQSKSWWKHLWAMSLPPKGLLLNHKPKSVAAIAQESISCKNASRIVSCCYFEGRQSLFFLGYAMSAYILVNIRQVFNAMQMSVHLQAEKRQRYGLLQCLCHSTCHALFWFHEAMICWKGTMFLPFLKTVKNLGIIDVFIWMEKMLCRKDLEKFAMRTWAIWKERMRISLGPDHLHANISVEWSGTMLSEFHRARESVLICSKEHTSMPQARWSKPPSNQLHLDVDAALNTHTNNYAVGGVVRDHVGNLILAFGMKIPKPVSVTYGELMALREVLRLIVKRGMDINEVYTDSFLAAQAVARPKEDYSYIGAIATEVKNILQCRSNIKLKHFRRSATSVAHKLASFTISSPSSFVWELGNFPFWLVKLVNDDVSIS; from the exons ATGAATGAAAAGTTAAAGTATGAG GTTGCTTTTGTTGTTTGCTGTCTGTGTCAG ATTGATGCCTTGAGTGGTGATGAATCAGTCTCTTCTTTCTTGCATAATGGATCTTGGAATAGCTCCCTGGTGCGTAGTTTATTTCCTACGTTCCTTGCTCAGGAAATTTTGACAATTCCAATTTCTCATTCAATGGCAGAGGATTCCAGATATTGGCAATAtcacccaaaaataaaatatcttgTTCGCAATGGATATAAGCTAGAGATTGGCTTCTTCGACTCCCATTCTCATAGCTCGGAGTCGCAATCTAAAAGCTGGTGGAAACATCTGTGGGCTATGTCACTCCCGCCGAAG GGTTTGCTTCTTAATCATAAACCTAAAAGTGTTGCTGCAATTGCTCAAGAATCAATAAG CTGTAAAAATGCATCCAGAATTGTTTCGTGTTGCTATTTTGAAGGTAGGCAGAGCCTTTTTTTTCTTGGTTATGCAATGAGTGCATACATTCTGGTTAAT ATCCGTCAAGTCTTTAATGCAATGCAGATGAGTGTCCACTTGCAAGCTGAG aaaagacaacg gtacgggctactacaatgcCTATGCCACTCTACTTGTCATGCTTTATTCTGGTTCCATGAGGCAATGATCTGCTGGAAAGGTACAATGTTTCTTCCTTTCCTTAAAACAGTTAAGAACCTGGGCATCATTGATGTGTTTATTTGGATGGAGAAAATGCTATGTCGAAAAGATTTGGAGAAATTCGCAATGAGAACATGGGCTATATGGAAGGAACGAATGCGTATTTCTCTTGGACCGGATCATCTTCATGCCAACATTAGTGTTGAATGGAGTGGAACCATGCTTAGCGAGTTTCATCGAGCGCGAGAATCGGTCCTAATATGTAGCAAGGAACACACAAGTATGCCACAGGCTCGCTGGTCAAAGCCTCCGAGTAATCAGCTACATTTGGATGTGGATGCGGCATTAAATACACATACTAATAATTATGCAGTTGGTGGTGTAGTGCGAGATCATGTTGGTAATCTTATTTTGGCATTTGGCATGAAAATCCCAAAACCTGTTTCTGTCACGTATGGGGAGCTTATGGCCTTGAGAGAGGTTCTTCGGCTGATAGTGAAAAGAGGAATGGACATTAACGAAGTTTATACAGATTCTTTTCTGGCGGCGCAAGCAGTCGCTCGCCCGAAAGAGGATTACAGCTACATTGGAGCTATTGCTACTGAAGTAAAGAATATTCTACAATGTCGTAGTAATATCAAATTGAAGCATTTTCGCCGATCGGCAACTTCAGTTGCTCATAAACTAGCTTCTTTTACTATTTCTTCCCCCTCTTCCTTTGTGTGGGAGCTTGGGAATTTTCCGTTTTGGCTTGTAAAACTTGTAAATGATGATGTTTCTATCTCttaa